In Embleya scabrispora, the DNA window CAGCGAGGAGGCGGCCCGCCGGGTCACCCCGACCCTCGGCTGCACCCTGCAGCAGGTGTTCGGGATGGCCGAGGGCCTGGTCAACTACACCCGCCTGGACGACCCCGACGAGGTGATCGTCACCTCGCAGGGCCGGCCGATCTCCCCGGACGACGAGATCCGCGTCGTCGACGACGCCGACGTCCCGGTCCCCGACGGCGAGACCGGACACCTGCTCACGCGCGGCCCCTACACCATCCGCGGCTACTGGAACGCGCCCGAGCACAACGCGAGATCGTTCACCGAGGACGGCTTCTACCGCACCGGCGACGTGGTCCGCAGGCTCCCCTCCGGCCACCTCGTGGTGGAGGGCCGGGCCAAGGATCAGATCAACCGGGGCGGCGAGAAGGTGGCGGCGGAGGAGGTGGAGAACCACATCCTGGCCCACCCGTCCGTACACGACGCGGCCGTGGTCGCCGTACCGGACGCCTACCTGGGCGAACGCACCTGCGCGTACGTGATCCTGCGCGCCGGCGCCGAACCGCTCAAGCCCGTGGCCATCCGCCGCTTCGTCCGCGAGCGCGGCCTGGCCGGCTACAAGGTGCCCGACCACGTCGAGTTCGTCGAGACGTTCCCCTATACCGGCGTCGGCAAGGTCAGCAAGAAGGACCTGCGCGCGGCGATCGCGGCCGGACTGGCCACCCGGGCCGGCTGAGACCCCCCGTCCACCCCCATCACCCACCTCCCGAAGGACCGCCTCCCCGATGGCCCTGCCCAAGATCGCCCCCTACCCCATGCCGACCTCGGCCGACCTGCCGACGAATCGGGTGGACTGGACCGTGGACCCCACCCGCGCCGCGCTCCTCGTGCACGACCTCCAGAACTACTTCCTGTCCGCGTTCACCCCGAACGCGTCGCCGATCACCGAACTGCTCGCCAACGTCGCCCGCCTCAAGGACGACTGCGACCGACTCGGCGTACCCGTGGTCTACTCCGCGCAGCCCGGCGGTCAAACGGCCGAACAGCGCGGCCTGCAACAGGACTTCTGGGGACCCGGCCTGCCCGACGACCTGCACGCGGCGGCCGTCGCCGCACCGGTCGCGCCCGGCCCCGCCGACACCGTGCTGACCAAGTGGAAGTACAGCGCCTTCGTCCGCACCGAGTTGCGCCGCTGGATGCGCGACCTGCAACGCGACCAACTGATCATCGTCGGGGTGTACGCGCACATCGGCGTGACCACCACCGCGTGCGACGCGTGGATGCAGGACATCCAGACGTTCGTGGTGGCCGACGCGGTGGCCGACTTCACCTCGGACAACCACCGCATGGCCCTGTCCTGGGCCGCCGCGAACTGCGCGGTGGTCACCGATACCGAATCACTCTTCGCGGGAAAGTAGACCGGACATGGCCCTGACCCTCGAACTGATCCGCACCGATGTGGCCGACATCCTCGGCGAGGACCCGGCGGACATCCCCGACGACGAGAACCTGGTCGACTACGGCCTGGACTCGGTCCGGGTGATGGCGCTGGTCGAGCGCTGGACCCGCGACCACGGGGTGAGCGTGGACTTCGCCGACCTGGCGGAGCGGCCGACACTGGAGGGGTGGTCGCAACTGCTCGCGCCGAGGCCGTAGTCGCCAGGTTCACGGGTGGCGTGGATCCGGGGCGCACAGGGCGTGGTCGATCAGCGCCCTGGTCGCCGCGTCCACCCGTGCGCCGCCCGCCTCGTCGTTCGCGTCGACGCCGTTGCGCACCACCAGGACCGCGCGGCGCCCGTCGGCGGTGACGCCGTTCTCGCTGGAGAAGCCCAGGTCGTCGCCGCCGTGGTGCCAGTACCGGCCGCCGCAGCTCGACTCGGTGCTCTCCAGGCCCAGCCCGTAACCGCGTCCGGGCTCGTCGGGGATCGGGTGGGTGCGCCGCATCTCGGCCAACTCGGCGGGGCCGAGCAGCCGGCCGGACAACAACGCGACGAAGAACCGGTCGATGTCGCTCGGCGTGCCGTGGATGGCGCCCGACGCGTCGGCGACGGTGTGGTTGAGCACGGTCGTGTCGGTCGGGCGGGTGTCGCCCGCGAAGGTGTGCTGCGCCCGCGCGTGCGGCCGCGGCAGGTACGGATCGTCGCCCGGGACGCGGGTGTCCTGCAGGCCGAGGGGGCGGATGATCCGATCCTGTACCTCCTCGCCCCACGAGCGTCCGGTGACCTGCCGGATGATCAGGCCCACCAGCAGGTAGTTGGTGTTCGAGTACGCCCACGAACTCCCCGGCTCGAAGCGGCTCGGCAGGGTCAGCGCGGCGGCGACCAACTCCTCGGCCCGATAGTGCCGGAAGCGGTTCTCCCGGTAGCCGGACGCCGAGTACAGGGCGGGTACGGCGGCGGGCAGCGCGGTGTAGCCGGGAATGCCGCTGGTGTGTTGGAGCAGATGGCGCAGCGTGATGCGGCGGCCGTCGTTGCCGTTGGCGCGCACCACGCCCGGGAGCCAGGTCTCGATCGGGGCGTCGAGTCGCAGCCGGCCCTCGGCGACCAGTTGGAGGGCGACGGTGGCGACGAAGGTCTTGGTCGTACTGCCGGTGCGGTAGTGACCGTTCGGGGCCGGCGGCCGGCCGGTGTGCAGTTCGGCCTCGCCGCTGCGAGCGGTACGGACGGTGGCGGGGCCGCCGGGCGTCGGGCGAGCCGTGTAGTGCACGGTGACGCCGATCGCACCGGCCGCGTGGATCGCGTCGGTGTCGCGCTGGAGGCGGGAGGCCGGGGGAGGGTCGGCGGAGGAGTCGGCGCTCGCCGCCGCCGCGCCCGGGCCGGCCGTCGTCAGGGTCAGGGCGATGCCCAGGGCCAGGGCCGTCGGGCGTGGCAACCTGCCGCGGGTCCGGTTCGGCGCGGTCATCGTCGCGCGCTCCCTTCGGGGCAGAGCAGGCGGTCGGTGAGTTGTTGCACGGCCACCTCGGCGCGCAGGCCGTGTTCGTCGTCCGTGTAGGTGCCGTTGGCCACGATCACCACGCCGCGCCGGCCGTGCTCGGTGACGCCGACGCGGATCTTGGAGCCCTCGACGTCCCCGCCGTGGCCCCAGCGATACCCGCCGCACGGCAGCGGTTGGCGCATCAGGCCGAGACCGCACCGCACGCCCGGCATCACCTGCTCGAAGTCGGGCGGCATCGGTACGGTCTCGCGCATCAGCGCGAGGTGTGCCGGCGGGAGCAGCCGGCCGCGCAGCAGCGCGGTGAAGAAGCGCTCCAAGTCGGCGTGCGTGGTGACCAGTTCGCCGGCGGCGTCGGCCC includes these proteins:
- a CDS encoding isochorismatase family protein, with the protein product MALPKIAPYPMPTSADLPTNRVDWTVDPTRAALLVHDLQNYFLSAFTPNASPITELLANVARLKDDCDRLGVPVVYSAQPGGQTAEQRGLQQDFWGPGLPDDLHAAAVAAPVAPGPADTVLTKWKYSAFVRTELRRWMRDLQRDQLIIVGVYAHIGVTTTACDAWMQDIQTFVVADAVADFTSDNHRMALSWAAANCAVVTDTESLFAGK
- a CDS encoding serine hydrolase domain-containing protein, yielding MTAPNRTRGRLPRPTALALGIALTLTTAGPGAAAASADSSADPPPASRLQRDTDAIHAAGAIGVTVHYTARPTPGGPATVRTARSGEAELHTGRPPAPNGHYRTGSTTKTFVATVALQLVAEGRLRLDAPIETWLPGVVRANGNDGRRITLRHLLQHTSGIPGYTALPAAVPALYSASGYRENRFRHYRAEELVAAALTLPSRFEPGSSWAYSNTNYLLVGLIIRQVTGRSWGEEVQDRIIRPLGLQDTRVPGDDPYLPRPHARAQHTFAGDTRPTDTTVLNHTVADASGAIHGTPSDIDRFFVALLSGRLLGPAELAEMRRTHPIPDEPGRGYGLGLESTESSCGGRYWHHGGDDLGFSSENGVTADGRRAVLVVRNGVDANDEAGGARVDAATRALIDHALCAPDPRHP
- a CDS encoding phosphopantetheine-binding protein, whose amino-acid sequence is MALTLELIRTDVADILGEDPADIPDDENLVDYGLDSVRVMALVERWTRDHGVSVDFADLAERPTLEGWSQLLAPRP